One Entomomonas asaccharolytica DNA segment encodes these proteins:
- the nuoL gene encoding NADH-quinone oxidoreductase subunit L, which produces MNPVYLTVGFPLLGFLLLAFSRGRLSESASAAIGVGSIGLAALSAAWIAFNFINGNITEPHVPLWSWISVADPTNAENLLFNPKLSFYIDGLSVTMISVVSGVGFLIHLFASWYMRGEEGYSRFLAYMNLFVAFMLILVLGDDILFLYFGWEGVGLCSYLLIGFYYTEPKNGAAALKAFIITRIGDVLMAIGMFIILWKVPELLSLSVREMSQMATPENNLLLEKLADPYLTAATLFLFGGAIGKSAQVPLQTWLADAMAGPTPVSALIHAATMVTAGVYLLVRLNFLFLPATFTLEIVGIIGAITLLMAGFSALVQTDIKRILAYSTMSQLGYMFLATSVCAWNAAIFHLMTHAFFKALLFLASGSVILSCHHEQNIFKMGGLWKKLPLAYASFLVGGAALCALPFITAGFYSKDEILWEVMAADHPGLLIAGLVGAFMTSLYTFRLIFITFHGKPANEHAAHATAGTGLAHAIPLAVLIVLSTGIGALITPPLGAAFASPEHAANADGKHMLELVSGIIAITGILLAAALYLGKRSFVTKLSESAIGRFFSCWWLNGWGFDWVYDKLFVKPYLFITTVLVKDPFDKAIGFLPLLVRGGNKLMTLTETGRLRWYALSLVGGAIVLIAIMLITFMSSVA; this is translated from the coding sequence ATGAACCCAGTATATTTAACAGTCGGTTTCCCTCTTCTTGGCTTTTTATTATTAGCTTTCTCTAGAGGGCGTTTAAGTGAAAGTGCATCAGCAGCCATTGGTGTAGGCTCTATTGGCCTTGCTGCTTTATCTGCTGCATGGATAGCTTTTAATTTTATAAATGGCAATATTACTGAGCCACATGTACCTCTATGGTCTTGGATTAGTGTGGCTGACCCTACTAATGCTGAAAACCTTCTATTTAATCCAAAGCTAAGTTTCTATATAGATGGCTTATCAGTTACTATGATTTCTGTAGTATCAGGTGTTGGCTTCTTAATTCACCTTTTTGCCTCTTGGTATATGCGTGGTGAAGAAGGTTACTCACGTTTCCTAGCGTACATGAACCTATTCGTTGCCTTTATGCTTATCCTTGTTTTAGGTGATGATATCTTATTCCTCTACTTTGGTTGGGAAGGTGTAGGTTTATGCAGTTATCTATTGATTGGTTTCTATTACACAGAACCTAAAAATGGTGCAGCTGCCTTAAAAGCCTTTATTATCACCCGTATTGGTGATGTATTAATGGCTATTGGTATGTTTATTATTCTTTGGAAAGTACCAGAATTACTTTCTTTAAGCGTACGTGAAATGAGCCAAATGGCAACGCCTGAAAACAATCTTTTATTAGAAAAACTAGCTGATCCATACCTTACTGCGGCTACCTTATTCTTATTTGGTGGTGCAATTGGTAAATCTGCACAAGTACCATTACAAACATGGCTGGCAGATGCAATGGCTGGTCCTACGCCAGTATCTGCATTAATCCATGCCGCCACCATGGTAACTGCAGGTGTTTACTTATTAGTACGCTTAAACTTCCTATTCTTACCTGCTACCTTCACTTTAGAAATAGTAGGAATTATTGGTGCGATTACTTTATTAATGGCTGGTTTCTCAGCATTAGTACAAACAGATATTAAACGTATTTTGGCTTACTCTACGATGAGTCAGCTAGGTTATATGTTCTTAGCCACTAGTGTTTGTGCGTGGAATGCAGCTATTTTCCATTTAATGACCCATGCCTTCTTTAAAGCCTTACTATTCTTGGCTTCGGGCTCTGTAATTCTTTCTTGCCACCATGAGCAAAATATTTTCAAAATGGGTGGCTTATGGAAAAAACTACCATTAGCCTATGCAAGTTTCTTAGTAGGTGGTGCTGCACTCTGTGCCCTACCCTTTATAACTGCAGGCTTCTATTCTAAAGATGAAATTTTATGGGAAGTGATGGCAGCTGATCATCCAGGCTTACTGATTGCTGGTTTAGTAGGTGCCTTTATGACATCACTCTATACTTTCCGTTTAATCTTTATCACTTTCCATGGGAAACCAGCTAATGAGCATGCAGCTCATGCTACAGCAGGTACTGGTCTTGCCCATGCAATACCTTTAGCAGTTTTGATTGTGTTATCTACAGGAATTGGTGCTTTAATTACACCACCATTAGGTGCAGCTTTTGCTTCACCTGAACATGCTGCAAATGCAGATGGCAAGCATATGTTGGAACTTGTCTCAGGTATTATTGCAATTACAGGCATTTTACTAGCAGCTGCGTTATATTTAGGTAAACGTAGCTTTGTAACGAAACTCTCTGAAAGTGCCATAGGCCGCTTCTTTAGTTGTTGGTGGCTAAATGGTTGGGGATTTGATTGGGTTTATGACAAGTTATTTGTAAAACCTTACTTGTTTATTACCACAGTATTAGTAAAAGATCCCTTTGATAAAGCTATTGGTTTCCTCCCCCTATTAGTACGTGGTGGTAATAAATTAATGACTTTAACAGAAACAGGGCGTTTACGTTGGTATGCACTTTCTCTTGTAGGTGGCGCAATAGTACTGATAGCTATAATGCTTATTACTTTTATGTCATCAGTAGCCTGA
- the nuoM gene encoding NADH-quinone oxidoreductase subunit M, translated as MSSLLLPWLILIPIIGGFFCWISERLSNILPRWIALFTMVVLVALSLYFWGTGNWSNAPHPDISSALVGDQSKWWAFYFHLNWIPQLGISIHLGMDGVSILLITLTAILGLLAVLCSWKEINSRVGFFYLNLMWILGGVIGVFVAIDLFLFFLFWETMLIPMFFLIALWGHSGSDGKTRIYAATKFFIFTQASGLLMLVSIITLALKHYTNTGTMTFDYMQLLGTNLGGLEYILMLGFFIAFAVKLPVVPIHSWLPDAHAQAPTAGSVDLAGILLKTAAFGILRFAIPLFPNASLEFAPIAIWLGIFSIIYGAILAFKQTDIKRLIAYTSISHMGFILVGIYSGSPLALQGVVIQMIAHGFSAAALFISSGQLYERLHTRDMRLMGGLWGKITYLPAIMLFFNAASLGLPGTGNFVGEFMILIGAFPADKVAVSIAAFGLVLASIYSLIVMQRVFYGTTRGNFHEPIQGLCKRELGMMFILIVLLILLGIYPQPVLDTSAATMNGVHAWFSSNLVSR; from the coding sequence ATGTCGTCCCTATTGTTACCTTGGCTAATCCTGATTCCGATAATCGGCGGCTTTTTTTGCTGGATTTCCGAACGGCTCAGTAATATTCTTCCGCGCTGGATTGCTTTATTCACTATGGTAGTCTTAGTTGCCTTATCCCTTTATTTTTGGGGTACTGGCAATTGGAGTAATGCACCTCATCCAGACATATCATCTGCCCTAGTAGGTGATCAGTCTAAATGGTGGGCTTTCTATTTCCATTTAAACTGGATACCTCAATTAGGTATTAGTATTCATTTAGGAATGGACGGTGTATCTATCCTACTAATCACCTTAACAGCAATTCTAGGCTTATTGGCGGTGCTGTGTTCGTGGAAAGAAATCAATAGTCGTGTAGGTTTCTTCTACCTCAACCTAATGTGGATTTTAGGTGGTGTAATAGGTGTATTCGTTGCCATTGACCTATTCCTATTTTTCCTCTTCTGGGAAACCATGCTAATTCCTATGTTCTTCCTTATTGCATTATGGGGACATAGTGGTTCAGATGGTAAAACACGTATTTACGCTGCTACCAAATTTTTTATCTTTACCCAAGCGAGTGGCTTGTTAATGTTAGTGTCTATTATTACTTTAGCACTTAAACATTATACGAATACGGGTACTATGACTTTTGACTACATGCAGTTATTAGGGACTAATTTAGGAGGTCTTGAGTATATATTAATGCTTGGCTTCTTTATTGCGTTTGCAGTAAAGCTACCTGTGGTACCTATTCACTCATGGTTACCAGATGCCCATGCCCAAGCACCAACAGCGGGTTCGGTTGACTTAGCAGGTATTCTATTAAAAACAGCTGCATTTGGTATTTTACGTTTTGCTATTCCATTATTCCCAAATGCTTCCCTTGAATTTGCACCGATTGCCATCTGGTTAGGTATTTTCAGTATTATTTATGGTGCCATTCTGGCATTTAAACAAACAGATATTAAACGTTTAATCGCTTACACCAGTATTTCACACATGGGTTTTATCTTAGTCGGTATCTACTCAGGCAGCCCACTAGCATTACAAGGTGTGGTAATACAGATGATCGCACATGGTTTCTCAGCAGCGGCACTGTTCATTTCAAGTGGTCAACTATATGAACGTTTACATACTCGTGATATGCGTTTAATGGGTGGCTTATGGGGTAAAATTACTTATTTGCCTGCCATTATGCTGTTCTTTAATGCTGCTTCGCTTGGCTTACCTGGTACAGGTAACTTTGTAGGCGAGTTTATGATTCTTATTGGTGCCTTCCCTGCTGATAAAGTTGCCGTTTCTATTGCAGCCTTTGGTTTGGTGTTAGCCTCTATTTATTCATTAATTGTAATGCAACGTGTTTTCTATGGAACAACACGCGGCAATTTTCATGAACCAATCCAAGGACTTTGTAAACGTGAACTAGGTATGATGTTTATATTGATTGTGCTGCTTATATTATTGGGCATTTATCCACAACCTGTTCTGGATACATCAGCAGCCACTATGAATGGTGTGCATGCTTGGTTCTCCTCTAACCTCGTTTCTCGGTAG
- the nuoN gene encoding NADH-quinone oxidoreductase subunit NuoN encodes MQLTANHFIALLPILAISATIVVTMLSISWQRNQTLTSTIAMFGMVLTLIAIIPALKVVNAEGGSIEVTSLLIFDNYAYFASLSLVLVTMACTCFAHIYLEGYKGNRDEFYLLLLLSTLGGMVLVSTKHLLGLFIGLELLSIPMYGLIGYAFFQRRSLEASIKYMVLSAAGSGFLLFGMALVYAVSGELTFLSIEQAFTTANHSLLIDFGIVLMIVGLSFKLSLVPFHLWTPDVYEGAPAPASAFLATASKLAIFAMLVRFMEYIPIKDGSWIYLAITILAIASILVGNLLALFQNSLKRIMGYSSIAHFGYLLIILLASNEMASLEIKTTAAQTATIYLFTYIATTMGAFSVVTVLSSPCQDRDADALYRYRGLFWRRPLLTISLSVMMLSLAGVPLTAGFIGKFWLLRTAVESNLWLLTAMVVVGSAIGLYYYLRVMITLYLAEPTANANEEKDIHWSHLTATIVLLAIAMIVIFVGVWPSPLISIAEFAGVPSTLIH; translated from the coding sequence ATACAATTAACAGCAAATCACTTTATAGCATTATTACCCATTTTGGCGATTAGTGCGACGATTGTCGTGACCATGCTATCCATTTCATGGCAACGTAATCAGACACTAACTTCGACAATCGCTATGTTTGGCATGGTGCTTACTTTAATCGCTATTATCCCAGCATTAAAAGTAGTGAATGCCGAAGGTGGCTCAATTGAAGTTACTAGTTTATTAATTTTTGATAATTATGCTTATTTTGCAAGCCTATCCTTAGTGTTAGTCACCATGGCTTGTACTTGTTTTGCTCATATTTACTTAGAAGGTTATAAAGGTAATAGAGATGAGTTTTATCTATTATTACTCCTTTCAACGTTAGGTGGTATGGTATTAGTAAGTACTAAACATTTACTAGGCTTGTTTATTGGTTTAGAACTATTATCCATTCCCATGTATGGCTTAATTGGTTATGCATTCTTCCAACGACGTTCATTAGAAGCTAGCATTAAATACATGGTGTTATCAGCCGCAGGTTCTGGCTTCTTATTATTTGGTATGGCATTGGTATATGCAGTATCTGGCGAACTTACATTCTTATCCATTGAGCAGGCTTTTACTACCGCAAATCATTCTCTATTAATTGATTTTGGTATTGTATTAATGATTGTTGGTTTATCTTTCAAATTATCATTAGTACCTTTCCACTTATGGACACCTGATGTATACGAAGGTGCTCCTGCTCCCGCTTCTGCTTTCTTAGCGACAGCTAGTAAATTAGCTATTTTTGCTATGTTAGTAAGATTTATGGAATATATACCTATTAAGGATGGTTCTTGGATTTATTTAGCAATTACTATTCTTGCCATTGCTTCAATTTTAGTAGGTAATTTATTAGCATTATTTCAAAATAGCCTAAAACGGATTATGGGTTATTCTTCTATTGCTCATTTTGGCTATCTATTAATTATTTTATTAGCTAGTAATGAAATGGCTAGCTTAGAAATTAAAACCACCGCAGCGCAAACAGCAACTATTTATCTCTTCACTTATATTGCCACTACAATGGGGGCATTTAGTGTGGTAACTGTATTGTCATCACCCTGTCAAGATCGTGATGCTGATGCTTTATATAGATACCGTGGTCTGTTCTGGCGTCGCCCCTTATTAACTATCTCTTTATCCGTCATGATGTTATCTTTAGCAGGTGTTCCATTAACAGCAGGTTTTATTGGTAAATTCTGGTTATTAAGAACAGCTGTTGAATCTAACCTATGGTTATTAACAGCTATGGTAGTGGTTGGTAGTGCTATTGGCTTGTACTATTATTTAAGGGTGATGATTACGCTTTATTTAGCTGAACCTACTGCTAATGCTAATGAAGAAAAAGATATTCACTGGTCACATTTAACAGCTACTATTGTATTATTAGCTATTGCTATGATTGTAATCTTTGTAGGTGTATGGCCATCCCCTCTTATTTCAATTGCAGAATTTGCTGGTGTACCTTCTACATTGATTCACTAA
- the recJ gene encoding single-stranded-DNA-specific exonuclease RecJ encodes MLIKQRLLLENVDELPHLPPLLKRIYAARGIQNSQQLTKELANLLPYQTLKGIDQAVELLITVLNEQQAIVIVGDYDSDGATATAVAVLGLKMLGAKQVDYLVPNRFKYGYGLSPEIVELAIEQFKPQLLITVDNGISSIEGVAAAKQAGLKVLITDHHLPSETLPAADAMVNPNQPTCNFPSKVIAGVGVIFYVLIALRAKLREINYFTSHNLPEPNLAELLDLVALGTVADVVALDSNNRTLVYQGLKRIQKGKVRPGIRALLQLAGKDYTKITATDLGFIVGPRLNAAGRLDNMKLGIDCLLADDEADAYQKASQLDTLNRERRSIEQSMQTEALHTLKDITLDNLPYGICLFNEQWHEGVIGILASRLKDKYHRPTIIFAATEQEGMVKGSARSITNFHIRDALQNITSRYPDLIDKFGGHAMAAGLTLAKDKIKVFQEAFNQEVQQQVTEDQLQQVILTDGSLNPEDFCIEQAQLLMDAGPWGQGFPEPLFDGVFWIEQQRLLKEKHLKLVLRTADKQQQLEAIAFNIDKNIWPNSTIKQANIVYKLMVNEYKGQQSVQLLVSHLLPI; translated from the coding sequence ATGTTAATAAAGCAACGCCTTTTGTTAGAAAATGTTGATGAATTACCTCATTTACCACCCTTATTAAAACGTATTTATGCTGCAAGAGGTATTCAAAATAGTCAGCAACTTACCAAAGAGCTTGCTAATTTATTACCTTATCAAACTTTAAAGGGTATTGATCAAGCCGTTGAGTTATTAATTACTGTATTAAATGAACAGCAAGCTATTGTTATTGTGGGTGATTATGATAGCGATGGAGCAACTGCAACAGCTGTGGCAGTGTTAGGGCTTAAAATGCTGGGCGCTAAACAGGTAGATTATCTCGTTCCTAATCGTTTTAAATATGGCTATGGTCTATCACCTGAAATTGTCGAATTAGCTATTGAACAATTTAAGCCACAGTTATTAATTACTGTGGATAATGGTATTTCTAGTATTGAGGGAGTAGCTGCTGCAAAACAAGCAGGCTTAAAAGTGCTTATTACTGACCATCATTTACCCAGTGAAACCTTACCAGCAGCAGATGCTATGGTTAATCCTAACCAGCCAACATGTAATTTTCCCAGTAAAGTCATAGCTGGTGTAGGTGTAATATTTTATGTGTTGATTGCTTTAAGAGCAAAATTAAGGGAAATAAATTATTTTACTAGCCATAATTTGCCAGAACCGAACCTTGCTGAATTATTAGACTTGGTCGCACTAGGTACAGTAGCAGATGTGGTAGCTTTAGATAGTAATAATAGAACATTGGTGTATCAAGGATTAAAACGTATTCAAAAAGGTAAAGTTAGACCTGGTATTAGAGCTTTATTACAGTTAGCAGGCAAGGATTACACCAAAATAACAGCCACCGATTTAGGCTTTATTGTTGGTCCTCGCTTAAATGCAGCGGGCAGGCTAGATAATATGAAATTAGGCATTGATTGCCTATTAGCTGATGATGAAGCAGATGCTTACCAGAAAGCCAGCCAATTAGATACTCTAAATAGAGAGCGTCGCAGTATTGAACAGAGTATGCAAACAGAGGCCTTACATACACTAAAAGATATTACTTTGGATAATTTACCCTATGGTATTTGTTTATTTAATGAACAATGGCATGAAGGAGTCATTGGTATACTCGCTTCACGTTTAAAGGATAAATATCATCGGCCAACTATTATTTTTGCTGCAACAGAGCAAGAGGGTATGGTTAAAGGTTCAGCCCGTTCGATTACTAATTTTCATATTAGGGATGCTTTACAAAATATCACTAGTCGTTATCCTGATTTAATAGACAAGTTTGGTGGGCATGCTATGGCGGCAGGTTTGACCCTTGCTAAAGATAAAATAAAGGTATTTCAAGAAGCATTTAACCAAGAAGTGCAACAGCAAGTTACTGAAGATCAACTGCAACAGGTTATTTTGACAGATGGTTCATTAAATCCTGAAGATTTTTGTATTGAACAAGCACAGTTATTAATGGATGCGGGCCCTTGGGGGCAGGGATTCCCTGAGCCTCTTTTTGATGGCGTATTTTGGATAGAGCAACAGCGTTTATTAAAAGAAAAACACTTAAAATTAGTATTAAGAACAGCCGATAAGCAACAGCAACTAGAAGCCATAGCCTTTAATATTGATAAAAATATCTGGCCAAATAGCACCATAAAACAAGCCAATATAGTCTATAAATTAATGGTAAATGAGTATAAAGGGCAACAAAGTGTACAGCTATTGGTTTCCCATTTGTTACCTATATGA
- a CDS encoding ribonucleoside-diphosphate reductase subunit alpha: MLSGVSRDDNNTLDNELNAPIPGQINVIKRTGTVVPYTDDKIAVAISKAFLAVEGDNAAASSRIHDAVKQLTEMVTATFKRRMPSGGVIHIEDIQDQVELALMRSGEHKIARAYVLYREARAQERAKNTVQQAHPTIRVTNDKGEFAPLDLGRLNTILKEACEGLEEVDPSIIEKETLKNLYDGVAEKDVNTALVMTARTMVEREPNYSFVTARLLLDKLRAEALGFLGIADRATHHEMVNFYPQALQVYIEKGIEFELLDKRLAQFDLAKLGQALQHERDQQFTYLGLQTLYDRYFIHKDGIRFELPQVFFMRVAMGLALEETDKEARAIEFYNLLSSFDYMSSTPTLFNSGTVRPQLSSCYLTTVPDDLSGIYKAIHDNAMLSKFAGGLGNDWTPVRALGAYIKGTNGKSQGVVPFLKVVNDTAVAVNQGGKRKGAVCAYLESWHLDIEEFLELRKNTGDDRRRTHDMNTANWIPDLFMKRVFEDGAWTLFSPSDVPDLHDLFGKAFEERYEYYEELTTYGKIKTFKTMPARDLWRKMLSMVFETGHPWVTFKDPCNIRSPQQHVGVVHSSNLCTEITLNTNEDEIAVCNLGSVNLVKHIVDGKLDTEKLARTVKTAVRMLDNVIDINYYAVPQAKNSNAKHRPVGLGLMGFQDALYLQHIAYGSDEAVKFADQSMEAISYYAIKASCELAQERGTYSTFEGSLWSKGILPLDSMDLLIEQRGSKYIAVDKTTTFDWAPIRELVKKGIRNSNIMAIAPTATIANITGVSQSIEPTYQNLFVKSNLSGEFTVINPYLVRDLKARNLWDSVMVNDLKYYDGSVQQIERIPEDLKRLYQTAFEVEPKWIIESASRRQKWIDQAQSLNIYVAGASGKKLDVTYRMAWYLGLKTTYYLRALAATSTEKSTINTGKLNAVSSAIEEPQAPVAPAPVPKACSIDDPDCEACQ; this comes from the coding sequence ATGTTAAGTGGTGTATCTCGTGATGACAATAACACGCTAGATAATGAATTAAACGCCCCTATTCCAGGGCAAATTAATGTTATCAAGAGAACAGGTACTGTTGTCCCTTATACTGATGATAAAATTGCTGTTGCTATTAGTAAGGCTTTTTTAGCAGTTGAAGGCGATAATGCAGCCGCCTCTTCTCGTATCCATGATGCTGTTAAACAGCTAACTGAAATGGTTACAGCTACTTTTAAACGTCGTATGCCTTCTGGTGGTGTTATTCACATCGAAGATATTCAAGACCAAGTTGAATTAGCCTTAATGCGCTCTGGCGAGCATAAAATTGCCCGTGCCTATGTTCTGTATCGTGAAGCCCGTGCTCAAGAGCGTGCTAAAAACACTGTACAACAAGCTCACCCTACTATTCGTGTAACTAATGACAAAGGCGAGTTTGCACCTTTAGATTTAGGTCGTTTAAATACCATTCTAAAAGAAGCTTGTGAAGGTTTAGAAGAAGTAGATCCTAGCATTATTGAAAAAGAAACCTTAAAAAATCTTTACGATGGTGTCGCAGAAAAAGATGTTAATACGGCGTTAGTAATGACAGCCAGAACCATGGTTGAACGTGAGCCTAACTACTCGTTTGTAACCGCTCGTTTACTGTTAGATAAACTACGCGCTGAAGCTTTAGGTTTCTTAGGTATAGCAGATCGTGCTACGCACCATGAAATGGTAAATTTCTATCCTCAAGCATTACAAGTTTACATTGAAAAAGGTATTGAGTTTGAACTGCTTGATAAACGTTTAGCACAATTTGACTTAGCAAAATTAGGTCAAGCATTACAACATGAACGTGATCAACAGTTTACCTATTTAGGTTTACAAACCCTTTATGACCGCTATTTTATCCATAAAGATGGCATTCGTTTTGAATTACCACAAGTATTCTTTATGCGTGTAGCTATGGGCTTAGCTTTAGAAGAAACAGATAAAGAAGCGCGTGCTATTGAGTTTTATAATTTACTGTCTTCATTTGACTATATGTCATCTACCCCTACGCTATTTAATTCAGGTACAGTTCGCCCTCAACTTTCTAGCTGTTATTTAACAACAGTACCTGATGATTTATCAGGTATTTATAAAGCTATTCATGATAACGCGATGTTATCTAAGTTTGCAGGCGGTTTAGGTAATGACTGGACACCTGTACGTGCTTTAGGTGCTTACATTAAAGGTACTAATGGTAAATCACAGGGTGTTGTACCCTTCCTTAAAGTGGTAAATGATACAGCAGTGGCTGTTAACCAAGGCGGTAAACGTAAAGGTGCGGTATGCGCTTACCTTGAATCATGGCATTTAGATATCGAAGAGTTTTTAGAACTTCGTAAAAATACAGGGGATGATCGCCGCCGTACGCATGATATGAATACAGCGAACTGGATTCCAGATTTATTTATGAAGCGTGTTTTTGAAGATGGTGCATGGACACTTTTCAGCCCTTCAGATGTGCCTGATTTACATGATCTTTTTGGTAAAGCATTTGAAGAACGTTATGAGTATTATGAAGAACTCACTACTTACGGCAAAATTAAAACATTTAAAACCATGCCTGCACGCGATTTATGGCGCAAAATGTTATCTATGGTATTTGAAACAGGTCATCCTTGGGTAACCTTCAAAGACCCATGTAATATCCGTAGTCCACAACAACATGTTGGGGTAGTACATAGCTCTAACCTTTGTACTGAAATCACCTTAAATACTAACGAAGATGAAATTGCGGTATGTAACCTTGGTTCAGTTAACCTTGTAAAACATATTGTAGATGGTAAGTTAGATACTGAAAAATTAGCGCGTACAGTAAAAACTGCGGTACGTATGTTAGATAATGTAATCGATATTAACTACTACGCTGTACCACAAGCTAAAAATTCTAATGCTAAACACCGTCCTGTTGGCTTGGGTTTAATGGGCTTCCAAGATGCACTTTATTTACAACATATTGCTTATGGTTCAGATGAAGCCGTTAAATTTGCTGACCAATCGATGGAAGCGATTAGTTACTATGCCATTAAAGCGTCTTGTGAATTAGCACAAGAACGTGGTACCTACTCTACTTTTGAAGGCTCTTTATGGTCAAAAGGTATTCTACCTTTAGATTCTATGGATCTTTTAATTGAACAGCGTGGTAGTAAATATATTGCTGTAGATAAGACCACTACCTTTGATTGGGCACCTATTCGCGAATTAGTGAAAAAAGGTATCCGCAACTCTAATATTATGGCAATTGCACCTACTGCAACGATTGCTAATATTACTGGTGTTTCTCAATCAATCGAGCCTACTTATCAAAACCTATTTGTTAAATCTAACTTATCAGGTGAATTTACTGTTATTAATCCTTATTTAGTACGTGACTTAAAAGCACGTAATTTATGGGATTCGGTTATGGTAAATGATCTTAAATATTATGATGGTAGCGTGCAACAAATTGAACGTATTCCTGAAGATTTAAAGAGACTTTATCAAACTGCTTTTGAAGTTGAACCTAAATGGATTATTGAATCAGCTAGCCGTCGTCAAAAATGGATCGACCAAGCTCAATCATTAAATATCTACGTAGCGGGTGCATCGGGTAAAAAATTAGATGTTACTTACCGTATGGCTTGGTACTTAGGTTTAAAAACAACTTATTATTTACGCGCCTTAGCTGCAACCAGTACTGAGAAATCTACTATTAATACGGGTAAACTCAACGCTGTATCATCTGCTATTGAAGAACCACAAGCGCCTGTTGCACCTGCACCTGTACCAAAAGCTTGTAGTATTGATGATCCAGATTGCGAAGCTTGCCAATAA
- a CDS encoding ribonucleotide-diphosphate reductase subunit beta, with translation MLSWDDFDSEEAPKKSTKSAAANTANNTSEEQLNHVGDDLAMEARAVHAEDSEDVRRAKAALDELDIQEGLDDLEGTSGRVQVDDKQMINCRADLNQLVPFKYDWAWQKYLDGCANHWMPQEINMTADIALWKSQDGLTEDERRIVMRNLGFFSTADSLVANNLVLATYRLITNPECRQYILRQAFEEAIHTHAYQYCIESLGMDEGEVFNMYREVPSVAKKAAWGLKYTRSISDPTFKTGTVETDKQFLRNLIAYYCVLEGIFFYCGFSQILSMGRRNKMTGVAEQFQYILRDESMHLNFGIDMINQIKIENPHLWDEGMKDDARQMLLQGTQLEIEYARDTMPRGVLGMNASMMEEYLKFIANRRLVQIGLKEEFPNVTNPFPWMSEMMDLKKEKNFFETRVIEYQTGGALTWD, from the coding sequence ATGTTAAGTTGGGATGATTTTGATAGTGAGGAAGCACCTAAAAAATCCACTAAATCGGCAGCAGCAAATACTGCTAACAATACTTCAGAAGAACAACTAAACCATGTGGGTGATGATTTAGCCATGGAAGCCCGTGCTGTTCATGCTGAAGATTCAGAAGATGTTAGAAGAGCTAAAGCGGCTCTTGATGAACTAGATATTCAAGAAGGTCTTGATGATTTAGAAGGTACTTCAGGCCGTGTACAAGTTGATGATAAGCAAATGATCAACTGCCGTGCAGATTTAAATCAATTAGTGCCTTTTAAATATGATTGGGCATGGCAAAAATACCTAGATGGTTGTGCTAACCACTGGATGCCACAAGAAATTAATATGACAGCAGATATTGCACTTTGGAAAAGCCAAGATGGTTTAACTGAAGATGAACGTCGTATAGTAATGCGTAATCTTGGTTTCTTCTCAACTGCTGACTCATTAGTAGCCAACAACTTAGTATTAGCTACTTATCGCTTAATTACTAATCCAGAATGTCGCCAATATATTTTACGCCAAGCCTTTGAAGAAGCTATTCATACTCACGCTTATCAATATTGTATTGAATCGTTAGGCATGGATGAAGGTGAAGTATTTAACATGTACCGCGAAGTGCCTTCAGTGGCTAAAAAAGCGGCATGGGGCTTAAAATATACTCGCTCTATTTCTGATCCTACGTTTAAAACAGGTACTGTAGAAACTGATAAGCAATTTTTGCGTAATCTAATTGCTTACTATTGTGTTTTAGAAGGTATCTTCTTCTACTGCGGTTTTAGCCAAATCCTTTCAATGGGTCGTCGTAATAAGATGACTGGTGTTGCAGAACAATTCCAATATATCTTACGTGATGAATCCATGCATTTGAATTTTGGTATTGATATGATTAATCAAATCAAAATCGAAAATCCGCACTTATGGGATGAGGGTATGAAAGATGATGCCCGTCAGATGCTATTACAAGGTACTCAATTAGAAATTGAATATGCGCGTGATACTATGCCTCGTGGTGTATTAGGCATGAATGCTAGTATGATGGAAGAATACTTAAAATTCATTGCTAACCGTCGCCTTGTACAAATTGGTTTAAAAGAAGAATTCCCCAATGTGACCAATCCGTTCCCTTGGATGAGTGAAATGATGGATCTTAAGAAAGAGAAAAATTTCTTTGAAACCCGTGTTATTGAGTACCAAACAGGTGGTGCCTTAACGTGGGATTAA